The following proteins are co-located in the bacterium genome:
- a CDS encoding AraC family transcriptional regulator, with the protein MSEQRHSPITLGALLRSSSNGHLIITETKHAAGLTLQPHSHERASISCVLEGSFLEATQNECHECQVATVLMKPGGEIHSNRYGSQGARTLIVELKQDLLNLIQEIPSVSIFLRTECFPGGILSALAMKLYKEFRAQDGASILGMEGLVLEMMYEACKASAFHVPNRIPSWLSKAKEFLHDNFKNGLTLLTVAGVAGVHPAHLARAFRRHYGITAGEYVRRLRVEWCTTQLLHSDREILDIALEAGFYDQSHFIRVFKSLTGFTPYEFRRSKRLVH; encoded by the coding sequence ATGTCAGAGCAAAGGCATAGCCCAATCACGCTCGGTGCTCTTTTAAGGAGCTCGAGTAACGGGCATCTGATTATTACAGAAACAAAGCACGCAGCAGGACTGACTCTTCAACCGCACAGTCACGAAAGAGCAAGCATTTCATGCGTTCTTGAAGGCTCCTTCCTTGAAGCGACACAGAACGAATGTCATGAATGCCAGGTCGCGACAGTTCTAATGAAACCGGGTGGCGAAATTCACTCCAATCGATACGGCAGTCAGGGAGCACGAACTTTAATCGTTGAGTTAAAACAGGATTTGTTAAATCTGATTCAGGAGATTCCATCTGTTTCGATTTTCCTCCGGACCGAATGTTTTCCAGGCGGGATTCTGAGCGCATTAGCGATGAAGCTTTATAAGGAATTCCGGGCTCAGGATGGTGCTTCGATCCTTGGAATGGAAGGACTCGTATTAGAAATGATGTATGAAGCTTGTAAGGCTTCTGCGTTCCATGTACCCAACAGAATTCCTTCCTGGTTATCAAAAGCGAAAGAATTTCTCCATGACAATTTCAAGAATGGATTGACACTATTGACTGTGGCCGGAGTCGCGGGTGTCCATCCGGCTCACCTGGCAAGAGCATTTCGGCGTCACTATGGAATTACTGCCGGCGAATATGTCCGCCGGTTGAGAGTCGAATGGTGCACCACTCAGTTGCTTCATTCTGATCGAGAAATTCTTGATATCGCCCTGGAAGCGGGCTTCTACGATCAAAGCCATTTCATCCGCGTTTTTAAATCCTTGACGGGATTCACCCCGTATGAATTCCGCCGATCCAAAAGGCTTGTTCATTGA
- a CDS encoding LysR family transcriptional regulator, whose product MDLEVRHLKLIEAIATEGGMTRAAGRLHLTQSALSHQLKEIEDRLDTPLFLRLKKKMVLTEAGERVLLTARHVLEELSHAEQEVRKIGKGEQGVLRISTQCNTCYHWLPLLLRPFYSKYPGVEVRIVLEATDAPVKALMEGKLDLAVAYSKLPDRDLSYFPLFEDELVVVVPKAHPLASAPYVTAQNLAGENLILYAIPLETNLVFQKILAPNNITPRKIYPVMLTEAIIEMVSAEIGISVLARWAVAPYIKSGNLKAVRLTKKGVYREWSAVIKKNQPIPSYYMDFIELLAERAVPSRMKVLKA is encoded by the coding sequence ATGGACCTGGAAGTACGGCATCTAAAACTTATAGAGGCAATCGCAACGGAAGGGGGGATGACGCGTGCTGCCGGCCGTCTTCATCTGACGCAATCCGCTTTGAGCCATCAGCTTAAAGAAATTGAGGACCGCCTGGACACTCCTCTTTTTTTGCGCTTGAAGAAAAAAATGGTTCTAACCGAAGCCGGTGAAAGAGTGCTCCTCACGGCCCGGCATGTGCTGGAGGAGCTTTCTCATGCCGAGCAGGAGGTTCGAAAAATCGGAAAGGGGGAACAGGGAGTTCTTAGAATCAGCACTCAGTGTAATACGTGTTACCACTGGTTGCCGCTGTTGTTGAGACCTTTTTACTCCAAGTATCCCGGAGTGGAAGTTCGTATCGTGTTGGAAGCCACGGACGCTCCGGTAAAAGCTTTGATGGAAGGCAAACTGGATCTCGCTGTCGCGTATTCCAAGTTACCGGACCGTGATCTGTCGTACTTTCCGTTGTTTGAAGATGAGCTCGTTGTCGTGGTACCGAAAGCACATCCGCTCGCTTCGGCTCCCTATGTCACGGCTCAGAATCTGGCAGGTGAGAATCTAATCCTCTATGCAATTCCTCTTGAAACCAATCTTGTATTCCAGAAGATCCTTGCTCCGAACAATATTACACCCCGAAAAATCTATCCGGTTATGTTAACGGAGGCGATCATAGAGATGGTGAGCGCGGAAATTGGAATTTCCGTGCTTGCTCGGTGGGCGGTTGCTCCTTATATAAAGTCGGGAAACCTGAAGGCTGTCCGGTTGACAAAGAAAGGTGTGTATCGCGAATGGTCTGCTGTAATCAAAAAGAACCAGCCTATTCCATCCTATTATATGGATTTCATAGAGCTATTGGCCGAACGTGCCGTGCCTTCTCGAATGAAAGTATTGAAAGCATGA
- a CDS encoding SRPBCC domain-containing protein, which yields MPEKVVDLQLFIRCEPDLIFDSLTDPEIVKLWWRSPDFYQVTEFQMDRRRGGNWSMNALGVQGKPFQVHGIVLEFDRPRRLAFTWNPSWQPMATTKVQISLDPVPDGAMLRLVHSGFSLDAAGYEAHLYGWPHVLDWLSNYLGDSEPIHRNEQE from the coding sequence GTGCCTGAAAAAGTGGTTGATCTTCAACTTTTCATTCGCTGCGAACCGGATCTGATCTTTGACAGTTTGACCGATCCGGAAATCGTGAAGTTGTGGTGGCGCTCTCCAGATTTCTATCAGGTCACGGAATTTCAGATGGATCGCCGGCGAGGGGGAAACTGGAGCATGAATGCACTTGGAGTCCAGGGGAAGCCATTTCAAGTGCATGGCATCGTGCTGGAATTTGATCGGCCACGCAGACTGGCTTTTACATGGAATCCAAGCTGGCAGCCAATGGCAACAACAAAAGTGCAGATTTCGCTGGATCCCGTTCCGGACGGCGCGATGCTGCGACTGGTTCATTCTGGATTTTCATTGGATGCTGCAGGCTATGAAGCTCATCTGTACGGATGGCCGCATGTTCTTGACTGGCTATCGAACTACTTGGGAGATTCAGAGCCTATTCACCGAAACGAACAGGAATGA
- a CDS encoding metalloregulator ArsR/SmtB family transcription factor, translated as MSQDTMPSQTDKTTLVFRALSDPTRRAILERIALRATHVALLSEEFPISRPAISKHLRILRNAGLVQYEEIGKKRIYRMEPRPLRLANQWLDQYRHFWEQSLQNLKKHLETKRKAVGKH; from the coding sequence ATGAGTCAAGATACAATGCCATCGCAGACGGACAAGACAACGCTTGTTTTTCGCGCGCTCTCCGATCCAACACGTCGCGCCATTCTGGAACGCATAGCGCTTCGAGCTACTCATGTTGCTTTGCTGAGTGAAGAGTTCCCGATCAGCCGGCCGGCGATCTCAAAGCATCTCCGGATATTAAGAAATGCCGGACTGGTCCAATACGAGGAAATCGGAAAAAAAAGAATCTATCGAATGGAGCCTCGGCCGTTGCGACTTGCCAACCAGTGGCTGGATCAATACAGACACTTCTGGGAACAGAGTTTGCAAAATCTGAAAAAGCATCTTGAAACAAAAAGGAAGGCTGTAGGAAAACATTAA
- a CDS encoding DinB family protein translates to MKTQLSELRQLPEVLRQILNESDPRFWKTRPSGGGFCLIEQICHLRDLETEGYLLRIQRLLQEDCPELAEFDGTKIASERNYIAEDPAAALSAFQQSRSSFIALLSNLHPEQFQRKGRFGEFGIITIENLVEMMLEHDRSHREELDSLLKEWK, encoded by the coding sequence ATGAAAACCCAACTTAGTGAATTGCGGCAGCTGCCTGAGGTCTTGCGACAAATCTTGAACGAATCAGATCCGCGATTTTGGAAAACTCGACCTTCGGGAGGCGGTTTTTGCCTGATCGAACAGATTTGCCATCTTCGTGATCTTGAAACGGAAGGATATCTGTTACGAATTCAAAGACTTCTGCAGGAGGATTGTCCGGAGCTTGCAGAATTTGATGGGACGAAGATTGCAAGCGAAAGAAATTACATAGCCGAGGACCCGGCTGCCGCCCTTTCCGCGTTTCAACAAAGCCGTTCTTCCTTCATTGCACTCCTTTCCAATCTGCATCCGGAACAATTCCAGCGCAAAGGACGCTTCGGCGAATTCGGGATCATCACAATCGAGAATCTCGTAGAAATGATGCTGGAGCATGATCGAAGTCATCGAGAAGAACTGGATAGTCTGCTTAAAGAATGGAAATAG
- a CDS encoding RraA family protein — MDEQFAAREWETLTTPSVSDALDRLGIHGQCLGIVAAAPDLRAFGPAFTVRMNPISVAGKTVGDYIDDVPPGSVIVIDNAGRQDVTVWGDLLTVTAIRRGVAGTVIHGAFRDVDQILKLSYPIFSRTWYMRTGKDRVAADHFMVPVSLGDVRVEPEDWIFADGNGVVVIPQPLKGQVLQIATEIEMVEEQIRKAVENGQRLDDARKQHGYFKLQRRTSTSS, encoded by the coding sequence GTGGACGAACAGTTTGCAGCCAGAGAATGGGAAACCTTGACCACGCCGTCCGTCAGTGACGCGCTGGATCGTCTCGGTATCCATGGTCAATGTTTGGGAATCGTGGCTGCGGCCCCTGACTTGAGAGCCTTCGGTCCCGCCTTCACTGTCAGAATGAATCCCATTTCTGTGGCGGGGAAAACCGTGGGGGACTATATCGATGATGTGCCGCCAGGTTCTGTTATCGTGATCGATAATGCCGGACGACAGGACGTAACGGTGTGGGGAGATCTATTAACCGTAACAGCAATTCGTCGTGGAGTTGCCGGAACAGTCATTCACGGAGCGTTCCGCGACGTGGACCAGATTTTAAAACTTAGCTATCCGATTTTTTCACGAACCTGGTACATGCGAACAGGCAAGGATCGTGTCGCGGCCGACCATTTCATGGTTCCTGTATCACTTGGGGACGTCAGAGTAGAACCGGAGGATTGGATCTTTGCGGATGGAAATGGAGTCGTCGTTATTCCTCAACCCCTCAAAGGGCAAGTTCTTCAGATCGCGACGGAGATAGAAATGGTGGAAGAACAAATCCGCAAAGCGGTAGAGAATGGACAAAGACTGGACGACGCACGGAAACAGCATGGTTATTTCAAGCTTCAACGGAGAACCAGCACCTCATCCTGA